Genomic window (Phragmites australis chromosome 5, lpPhrAust1.1, whole genome shotgun sequence):
gacatacatgttcaagtatGACACTGTCCACGGACAGTGGAAGCACCATGATGTCAAGGTCAAGGATTCCAAGACCCTTTTGTTTGGTGAGAAGGAGGTTACCGTTTTTGGCAGCAGGTTTGTTACTATCCTTTTTGTAGTGACTCCCTTCATAATAATTTCAACCATTGCAGGCCGATGATCTGATATTCACATGTAGGAACCCTGAGGAGATCCCGTGGGGTGAGGCTGGTGCTGAGTACGTTGTTGAGTCTACAGGTGTTTTCACTGACAAGGACAAGGCTGCAGCTCACTTGAAGGTACATTATCTGCCTAATGTTTATTATTCAAagctacattgtaccaagtgttGAACGCGTCTAATGGTTTCCAACCCTTAATTTTGCAGGGTGGTGCTAAGAAGGTTGTCATTTCTGCTCCCAGCAAGGACGCTCCCATGTTCGTTGTTGGTGTCAACGAGAAGCAATACAAGTCTGACATTAACATTGTCTCTAATGCTAGCTGCACCACGAACTGCCTTGCTCCTCTTGCTAAGGTGCTTTTCATTATGTTTTGCTGCCCTAAAACTACACCTGGATCCTATTATCTTACACTGATCGTTTGTTTTGCTGCAGGTCATCAATGACAAGTTTGGCATTGTTGAGGGTCTGATGACCACCGTCCATGCCATCACTGGTAAGCATTACTGGAGATTCAGTGGACTATTAGTTTGGTATAATCTGTTTCTTGTTTTGAATTTAATGTGTCAAATGTGAATCCTTGCAGCTACCCAAAAGACTGTTGATGGGCCCTCATCCAAGGACTGGAGGGGTGGAAGGGCTGCTAGCTTCAACATCATTCCTAGCAGCACCGGAGCTGCTAAGGTTACAAATTGaactctttttcttttgtttttgcgTATCACtgtatatttttaatttaaccGTCTAAGAGTTTGGTCTTTACATGTGAAAATATTTCAGTCTGTTTCACTTTTTTTAGTTCAAACTTAAATTTGAACATGTTTCAATTTATCTCATGGTCAGTCCTTTTTCCTTTGGAGTAACCAGCTTTATGCCATTAAGCGTGGAACTGTTTATATTTTGCAAAGCATATTGGTCATTTAATCATCAGAGATTTTATAAATTTCACGtgttttcttgatttattttgttattcatgttttctatgtcTTAAATTAGCATTTCTCTGCAGGCTGTTGGCAAAGTGCTTCCCGCCCTTAATGGGAAGTTGACTGGGATGGCCTTCCGTGTTCCCACTGTTGATGTTTCTGTTGTTGATCTGACTGTCAGGCTTGAGAAGTCAGCTACCTATGATGAGATCAAGGCGGCAATCAAGTGAGTAATGCTTGTTAGCGTCTGTACACTTGGTCTTTACTAGCTAATGCAATAACGCTAAGTTGCTTTGCATATTATACCCAACGACTTTTGTGCTTGATCAACTTTATTGTTTTGTACTTAGAAATTTTGTTGAAATGCATTGATGGTCACTGTTTTACTCACATCCTTACAGGGCCGAGTCTGAGGGAAACCTCAAGGGCATTTTGGGTTATGTTGAAGAGGACCTTGTTTCCACTGACTTCCAGGGTGACAGCAGGTACTACCCATACCAATATCAAGATTACTGTTTACCTAGCACGTTCATTATCAGATCCTGGTAAATATTATGCCCTGACTTGGTGCCCACTCCTTACAATTATTTCGTCTTTCTCAATAACAGGTCCAGCATCTTCGATGCAAAGGCTGGAATTGCTTTGAACGACAAGTTCGTGAAGCTTGTATCCTGGTATGACAACGAGTGGGGATACAGGTTAGTACATGCTGCCTAGTATTGCAATGACAGTTAACTTCGATTTGCCTATCTGTGGACTACAGTTAATCAATCATTTTCTTCCTCCCATTTTCAGCTCCCGCGTGATCGACCTTATCCGCCACATGCACAGCACCAACTAGACGAGCTAAGGACTGATGATACAAGGGGAGATGTTTTGCCCCATAGAAGAGTGTAGAGGACCTCTTCTGAGAATAAAACTTTTGTATCGATTTACGTCAGTTGAAACTATATTGGTTGTATCCTGGTGGTTCGTTGAGCATGTTATGGCTCATATTTTGTGTCGTGTCAGGTCTATGTATTTGATTAAACTTTAAATCAACTTTGTTTCACACCTTAGCATTTGCTCTACTTTGGTTGTTTTTCAGCATAATCTGCTTGCTGGCTTTGCCCCCGTATGGGCAGTAATATTGCAAATCCAGGTGTATGGAGTAAGAATTATGAGCTATTCTTGTTCTCAGTTGCAGCTGGTTGCTGCCCCTTCTGAGCTGTTCTTGTTCTCAGTTGCAGCTGGTTGCTGCCCCTGATATGCCGTCCTGATCTGTTTGAAAATGACCAAAATGATGGTGAGATCGGTGCTGGATAGATAAGAAATGATTATGCGCTTCACGACATGATTAAGCACAAATATATTCCAGTGATCTTAGCGTG
Coding sequences:
- the LOC133919229 gene encoding glyceraldehyde-3-phosphate dehydrogenase 3, cytosolic-like produces the protein MAKIKIGINGFGRIGRLVARVALQSDDVELVAVNDPFITTDYMTYMFKYDTVHGQWKHHDVKVKDSKTLLFGEKEVTVFGSRNPEEIPWGEAGAEYVVESTGVFTDKDKAAAHLKGGAKKVVISAPSKDAPMFVVGVNEKQYKSDINIVSNASCTTNCLAPLAKVINDKFGIVEGLMTTVHAITATQKTVDGPSSKDWRGGRAASFNIIPSSTGAAKAVGKVLPALNGKLTGMAFRVPTVDVSVVDLTVRLEKSATYDEIKAAIKAESEGNLKGILGYVEEDLVSTDFQGDSRSSIFDAKAGIALNDKFVKLVSWYDNEWGYSSRVIDLIRHMHSTN